From Acipenser ruthenus chromosome 2, fAciRut3.2 maternal haplotype, whole genome shotgun sequence, a single genomic window includes:
- the LOC117408351 gene encoding RNA-binding protein 47-like isoform X1, translating to MCLSRTTFLGLPVMNRSKHELNGFYIMTAEDSTVTKSNSSSNMSASNVPEGVAGAPNETALLALMEHSGYGMVQENGQRKYGPPPGWEGPSPPRGCEVFVGKIPRDVYEDELVPAFETVGRIYEMRLMMDFDGKNRGYAFVMYTKKHEAKRAVRELNNYEIRPGRLLGVCCSVDNCRLFIGGIPKMRKREEILEEISKVTEGVLDVIVYASAADKMKNRGFAFVEYESHRAAAMARRKLMPGRIQLWGHQIAVDWAEPEIDVDEDVMETVKILYVRNLMIETAEETIRSIFSQFNPGCVERVKKIRDYAFVHFTSRDDAVNAMNNLNGADLEGSCIEVTLAKPVDKEQYTRYQKASKGAAPTLAPAPAPETPQPNYVYQCDPYTLAYYGYPYNALIGPNREYFIKAGTVRGRGRGAAGNRSLGPRGSYLGGYSAGRGIYSRYHEGKGKQQDKAYELIPNLELTAVNPVGMKPGTMAIPGLSGQYSVFSAGPATKLMEDCKMHTMEHLINPLAVQHDPSCAATATAILPAVSTPPPFQGRPITPVYTMAHNLQRIPAASLYGTSYLPIANPGASATLAALQKNAAAAAAAAAYGGYGSYASYVPQAYPTATFQVPIHDVYQTY from the exons GTCTAAGCACGAATTGAATGGTTTTTACATAATGACAGCTGAAGATTCCACTGTCACCAAGAGCAACAGTTCCTCCAACATGTCAGCATCCAACGTCCCAGAAGGAGTAGCCGGAGCCCCCAACGAGACCGCACTGCTAGCCCTGATGGAGCATTCGGGATACGGGATGGTCCAAGAAAACGGACAGCGAAAGTACGGCCCGCCGCCTGGCTGGGAAGGCCCCTCACCTCCCCGTGGCTGCGAGGTCTTTGTGGGAAAGATCCCTCGAGATGTATATGAGGATGAGCTGGTCCCTGCGTTTGAGACTGTGGGGCGCATCTACGAAATGCGATTGATGATGGACTTTGACGGGAAGAACCGGGGATATGCTTTTGTCATGTACACGAAGAAGCATGAGGCCAAGCGAGCTGTCAGAGAGCTCAACAACTACGAGATCCGTCCAGGCCGGCTGCTCGGGGTCTGCTGCAGTGTGGACAACTGCAGACTCTTTATCGGGGGCATTCCCAAGATGAGAAAGCGGGAGGAGATCCTGGAAGAGATCTCCAAAGTGACAGAAGGCGTGTTGGACGTGATTGTTTACGCCAGTGCTGCTGACAAAATGAAGAACCGGGGCTTTGCTTTCGTGGAGTATGAGAGCCATCGGGCCGCTGCCATGGCCAGGAGGAAGCTGATGCCTGGTAGGATCCAGCTGTGGGGGCACCAGATCGCAGTGGACTGGGCCGAACCTGAGATTGATGTGGATGAAGACGTCATGGAAACAGTCAAGATCCTCTACGTCCGCAACCTGATGATAGAAACAGCAGAAGAGACCATCAGGAGCATCTTTAGCCAGTTCAACCCAGGCTGTGTGGAGCGGGTTAAAAAGATCCGAGACTATGCCTTTGTGCATTTCACCAGCAGGGATGATGCTGTGAACGCTATGAACAACCTGAATGGAGCTGATCTTGAAGGGTCCTGTATAGAGGTTACCTTGGCCAAGCCAGTAGACAAAGAGCAGTACACCCGGTACCAGAAAGCATCAAAAGGAGCAGCACCAACactagcaccagcaccagcaccagagACACCGCAGCCAAACTACGTTTACCAGTGTGACCCCTACACATTGGCGTATTATGGGTATCCCTATAATGCACTGATTGGTCCCAACAGAGAATACTTTATTAAAG CAGGTACTGTAAGGGGCCGTGGGCGAGGGGCGGCTGGGAATAGATCCTTGGGTCCCAGAGGCTCCTACCTGGGGGGATACTCTGCAGGCCGTGGCATCTACAGCAGATACCATGAAGGGAAGGGCAAGCAGCAGGACAAAGCCTATGAACTGATACCCAACTTGGAGCTGACTGCTGTCAACCCAGTGGGCATGAAACCCGGCACAA TGGCAATCCCTGGGTTGAGCGGCCAGTATTCAGTGTTTTCAGCTGGTCCAGCAACTAAGCTAATGGAAGACTGCAAGATGCACACAATGGAGCACCTAATCAATCCTCTTGCAGTCCAGCATGATCCCTCATGTGCTGCTACAGCAACAGCGATCCTCCCTGCTGTGTCCACACCCCCTCCATTCCAG ggTCGGCCCATTACTCCAGTGTACACGATGGCACACAATCTTCAAAGAATTCCTGCTGCCAGTCTCTACGGTACAAGCTACCTGCCCATAGCAAACCCAGGAGCGTCAGCCACCCTCGCAGCGCTACAGAAAAACGCAGCTGCAGCTGCAGCGGCTGCTGCCTACGGAGGCTATGGCAGCTACGCCAGCTACGTACCACAGGCGTACCCTACAGCCACCTTTCAGGTCCCTATACACGATGTCTACCAGACATACTAA
- the LOC117408351 gene encoding RNA-binding protein 47-like isoform X3 — MNARLTTEALKRSKHELNGFYIMTAEDSTVTKSNSSSNMSASNVPEGVAGAPNETALLALMEHSGYGMVQENGQRKYGPPPGWEGPSPPRGCEVFVGKIPRDVYEDELVPAFETVGRIYEMRLMMDFDGKNRGYAFVMYTKKHEAKRAVRELNNYEIRPGRLLGVCCSVDNCRLFIGGIPKMRKREEILEEISKVTEGVLDVIVYASAADKMKNRGFAFVEYESHRAAAMARRKLMPGRIQLWGHQIAVDWAEPEIDVDEDVMETVKILYVRNLMIETAEETIRSIFSQFNPGCVERVKKIRDYAFVHFTSRDDAVNAMNNLNGADLEGSCIEVTLAKPVDKEQYTRYQKASKGAAPTLAPAPAPETPQPNYVYQCDPYTLAYYGYPYNALIGPNREYFIKAGTVRGRGRGAAGNRSLGPRGSYLGGYSAGRGIYSRYHEGKGKQQDKAYELIPNLELTAVNPVGMKPGTMAIPGLSGQYSVFSAGPATKLMEDCKMHTMEHLINPLAVQHDPSCAATATAILPAVSTPPPFQGRPITPVYTMAHNLQRIPAASLYGTSYLPIANPGASATLAALQKNAAAAAAAAAYGGYGSYASYVPQAYPTATFQVPIHDVYQTY, encoded by the exons GTCTAAGCACGAATTGAATGGTTTTTACATAATGACAGCTGAAGATTCCACTGTCACCAAGAGCAACAGTTCCTCCAACATGTCAGCATCCAACGTCCCAGAAGGAGTAGCCGGAGCCCCCAACGAGACCGCACTGCTAGCCCTGATGGAGCATTCGGGATACGGGATGGTCCAAGAAAACGGACAGCGAAAGTACGGCCCGCCGCCTGGCTGGGAAGGCCCCTCACCTCCCCGTGGCTGCGAGGTCTTTGTGGGAAAGATCCCTCGAGATGTATATGAGGATGAGCTGGTCCCTGCGTTTGAGACTGTGGGGCGCATCTACGAAATGCGATTGATGATGGACTTTGACGGGAAGAACCGGGGATATGCTTTTGTCATGTACACGAAGAAGCATGAGGCCAAGCGAGCTGTCAGAGAGCTCAACAACTACGAGATCCGTCCAGGCCGGCTGCTCGGGGTCTGCTGCAGTGTGGACAACTGCAGACTCTTTATCGGGGGCATTCCCAAGATGAGAAAGCGGGAGGAGATCCTGGAAGAGATCTCCAAAGTGACAGAAGGCGTGTTGGACGTGATTGTTTACGCCAGTGCTGCTGACAAAATGAAGAACCGGGGCTTTGCTTTCGTGGAGTATGAGAGCCATCGGGCCGCTGCCATGGCCAGGAGGAAGCTGATGCCTGGTAGGATCCAGCTGTGGGGGCACCAGATCGCAGTGGACTGGGCCGAACCTGAGATTGATGTGGATGAAGACGTCATGGAAACAGTCAAGATCCTCTACGTCCGCAACCTGATGATAGAAACAGCAGAAGAGACCATCAGGAGCATCTTTAGCCAGTTCAACCCAGGCTGTGTGGAGCGGGTTAAAAAGATCCGAGACTATGCCTTTGTGCATTTCACCAGCAGGGATGATGCTGTGAACGCTATGAACAACCTGAATGGAGCTGATCTTGAAGGGTCCTGTATAGAGGTTACCTTGGCCAAGCCAGTAGACAAAGAGCAGTACACCCGGTACCAGAAAGCATCAAAAGGAGCAGCACCAACactagcaccagcaccagcaccagagACACCGCAGCCAAACTACGTTTACCAGTGTGACCCCTACACATTGGCGTATTATGGGTATCCCTATAATGCACTGATTGGTCCCAACAGAGAATACTTTATTAAAG CAGGTACTGTAAGGGGCCGTGGGCGAGGGGCGGCTGGGAATAGATCCTTGGGTCCCAGAGGCTCCTACCTGGGGGGATACTCTGCAGGCCGTGGCATCTACAGCAGATACCATGAAGGGAAGGGCAAGCAGCAGGACAAAGCCTATGAACTGATACCCAACTTGGAGCTGACTGCTGTCAACCCAGTGGGCATGAAACCCGGCACAA TGGCAATCCCTGGGTTGAGCGGCCAGTATTCAGTGTTTTCAGCTGGTCCAGCAACTAAGCTAATGGAAGACTGCAAGATGCACACAATGGAGCACCTAATCAATCCTCTTGCAGTCCAGCATGATCCCTCATGTGCTGCTACAGCAACAGCGATCCTCCCTGCTGTGTCCACACCCCCTCCATTCCAG ggTCGGCCCATTACTCCAGTGTACACGATGGCACACAATCTTCAAAGAATTCCTGCTGCCAGTCTCTACGGTACAAGCTACCTGCCCATAGCAAACCCAGGAGCGTCAGCCACCCTCGCAGCGCTACAGAAAAACGCAGCTGCAGCTGCAGCGGCTGCTGCCTACGGAGGCTATGGCAGCTACGCCAGCTACGTACCACAGGCGTACCCTACAGCCACCTTTCAGGTCCCTATACACGATGTCTACCAGACATACTAA
- the LOC117408351 gene encoding RNA-binding protein 47-like isoform X2 codes for MCLSRTTFLGLPVMNRSKHELNGFYIMTAEDSTVTKSNSSSNMSASNVPEGVAGAPNETALLALMEHSGYGMVQENGQRKYGPPPGWEGPSPPRGCEVFVGKIPRDVYEDELVPAFETVGRIYEMRLMMDFDGKNRGYAFVMYTKKHEAKRAVRELNNYEIRPGRLLGVCCSVDNCRLFIGGIPKMRKREEILEEISKVTEGVLDVIVYASAADKMKNRGFAFVEYESHRAAAMARRKLMPGRIQLWGHQIAVDWAEPEIDVDEDVMETVKILYVRNLMIETAEETIRSIFSQFNPGCVERVKKIRDYAFVHFTSRDDAVNAMNNLNGADLEGSCIEVTLAKPVDKEQYTRYQKASKGAAPTLAPAPAPETPQPNYVYQCDPYTLAYYGYPYNALIGPNREYFIKGTVRGRGRGAAGNRSLGPRGSYLGGYSAGRGIYSRYHEGKGKQQDKAYELIPNLELTAVNPVGMKPGTMAIPGLSGQYSVFSAGPATKLMEDCKMHTMEHLINPLAVQHDPSCAATATAILPAVSTPPPFQGRPITPVYTMAHNLQRIPAASLYGTSYLPIANPGASATLAALQKNAAAAAAAAAYGGYGSYASYVPQAYPTATFQVPIHDVYQTY; via the exons GTCTAAGCACGAATTGAATGGTTTTTACATAATGACAGCTGAAGATTCCACTGTCACCAAGAGCAACAGTTCCTCCAACATGTCAGCATCCAACGTCCCAGAAGGAGTAGCCGGAGCCCCCAACGAGACCGCACTGCTAGCCCTGATGGAGCATTCGGGATACGGGATGGTCCAAGAAAACGGACAGCGAAAGTACGGCCCGCCGCCTGGCTGGGAAGGCCCCTCACCTCCCCGTGGCTGCGAGGTCTTTGTGGGAAAGATCCCTCGAGATGTATATGAGGATGAGCTGGTCCCTGCGTTTGAGACTGTGGGGCGCATCTACGAAATGCGATTGATGATGGACTTTGACGGGAAGAACCGGGGATATGCTTTTGTCATGTACACGAAGAAGCATGAGGCCAAGCGAGCTGTCAGAGAGCTCAACAACTACGAGATCCGTCCAGGCCGGCTGCTCGGGGTCTGCTGCAGTGTGGACAACTGCAGACTCTTTATCGGGGGCATTCCCAAGATGAGAAAGCGGGAGGAGATCCTGGAAGAGATCTCCAAAGTGACAGAAGGCGTGTTGGACGTGATTGTTTACGCCAGTGCTGCTGACAAAATGAAGAACCGGGGCTTTGCTTTCGTGGAGTATGAGAGCCATCGGGCCGCTGCCATGGCCAGGAGGAAGCTGATGCCTGGTAGGATCCAGCTGTGGGGGCACCAGATCGCAGTGGACTGGGCCGAACCTGAGATTGATGTGGATGAAGACGTCATGGAAACAGTCAAGATCCTCTACGTCCGCAACCTGATGATAGAAACAGCAGAAGAGACCATCAGGAGCATCTTTAGCCAGTTCAACCCAGGCTGTGTGGAGCGGGTTAAAAAGATCCGAGACTATGCCTTTGTGCATTTCACCAGCAGGGATGATGCTGTGAACGCTATGAACAACCTGAATGGAGCTGATCTTGAAGGGTCCTGTATAGAGGTTACCTTGGCCAAGCCAGTAGACAAAGAGCAGTACACCCGGTACCAGAAAGCATCAAAAGGAGCAGCACCAACactagcaccagcaccagcaccagagACACCGCAGCCAAACTACGTTTACCAGTGTGACCCCTACACATTGGCGTATTATGGGTATCCCTATAATGCACTGATTGGTCCCAACAGAGAATACTTTATTAAAG GTACTGTAAGGGGCCGTGGGCGAGGGGCGGCTGGGAATAGATCCTTGGGTCCCAGAGGCTCCTACCTGGGGGGATACTCTGCAGGCCGTGGCATCTACAGCAGATACCATGAAGGGAAGGGCAAGCAGCAGGACAAAGCCTATGAACTGATACCCAACTTGGAGCTGACTGCTGTCAACCCAGTGGGCATGAAACCCGGCACAA TGGCAATCCCTGGGTTGAGCGGCCAGTATTCAGTGTTTTCAGCTGGTCCAGCAACTAAGCTAATGGAAGACTGCAAGATGCACACAATGGAGCACCTAATCAATCCTCTTGCAGTCCAGCATGATCCCTCATGTGCTGCTACAGCAACAGCGATCCTCCCTGCTGTGTCCACACCCCCTCCATTCCAG ggTCGGCCCATTACTCCAGTGTACACGATGGCACACAATCTTCAAAGAATTCCTGCTGCCAGTCTCTACGGTACAAGCTACCTGCCCATAGCAAACCCAGGAGCGTCAGCCACCCTCGCAGCGCTACAGAAAAACGCAGCTGCAGCTGCAGCGGCTGCTGCCTACGGAGGCTATGGCAGCTACGCCAGCTACGTACCACAGGCGTACCCTACAGCCACCTTTCAGGTCCCTATACACGATGTCTACCAGACATACTAA
- the LOC117408351 gene encoding RNA-binding protein 47-like isoform X5, with protein sequence MCLSRTTFLGLPVMNRSKHELNGFYIMTAEDSTVTKSNSSSNMSASNVPEGVAGAPNETALLALMEHSGYGMVQENGQRKYGPPPGWEGPSPPRGCEVFVGKIPRDVYEDELVPAFETVGRIYEMRLMMDFDGKNRGYAFVMYTKKHEAKRAVRELNNYEIRPGRLLGVCCSVDNCRLFIGGIPKMRKREEILEEISKVTEGVLDVIVYASAADKMKNRGFAFVEYESHRAAAMARRKLMPGRIQLWGHQIAVDWAEPEIDVDEDVMETVKILYVRNLMIETAEETIRSIFSQFNPGCVERVKKIRDYAFVHFTSRDDAVNAMNNLNGADLEGSCIEVTLAKPVDKEQYTRYQKASKGAAPTLAPAPAPETPQPNYVYQCDPYTLAYYGYPYNALIGPNREYFIKVAIPGLSGQYSVFSAGPATKLMEDCKMHTMEHLINPLAVQHDPSCAATATAILPAVSTPPPFQGRPITPVYTMAHNLQRIPAASLYGTSYLPIANPGASATLAALQKNAAAAAAAAAYGGYGSYASYVPQAYPTATFQVPIHDVYQTY encoded by the exons GTCTAAGCACGAATTGAATGGTTTTTACATAATGACAGCTGAAGATTCCACTGTCACCAAGAGCAACAGTTCCTCCAACATGTCAGCATCCAACGTCCCAGAAGGAGTAGCCGGAGCCCCCAACGAGACCGCACTGCTAGCCCTGATGGAGCATTCGGGATACGGGATGGTCCAAGAAAACGGACAGCGAAAGTACGGCCCGCCGCCTGGCTGGGAAGGCCCCTCACCTCCCCGTGGCTGCGAGGTCTTTGTGGGAAAGATCCCTCGAGATGTATATGAGGATGAGCTGGTCCCTGCGTTTGAGACTGTGGGGCGCATCTACGAAATGCGATTGATGATGGACTTTGACGGGAAGAACCGGGGATATGCTTTTGTCATGTACACGAAGAAGCATGAGGCCAAGCGAGCTGTCAGAGAGCTCAACAACTACGAGATCCGTCCAGGCCGGCTGCTCGGGGTCTGCTGCAGTGTGGACAACTGCAGACTCTTTATCGGGGGCATTCCCAAGATGAGAAAGCGGGAGGAGATCCTGGAAGAGATCTCCAAAGTGACAGAAGGCGTGTTGGACGTGATTGTTTACGCCAGTGCTGCTGACAAAATGAAGAACCGGGGCTTTGCTTTCGTGGAGTATGAGAGCCATCGGGCCGCTGCCATGGCCAGGAGGAAGCTGATGCCTGGTAGGATCCAGCTGTGGGGGCACCAGATCGCAGTGGACTGGGCCGAACCTGAGATTGATGTGGATGAAGACGTCATGGAAACAGTCAAGATCCTCTACGTCCGCAACCTGATGATAGAAACAGCAGAAGAGACCATCAGGAGCATCTTTAGCCAGTTCAACCCAGGCTGTGTGGAGCGGGTTAAAAAGATCCGAGACTATGCCTTTGTGCATTTCACCAGCAGGGATGATGCTGTGAACGCTATGAACAACCTGAATGGAGCTGATCTTGAAGGGTCCTGTATAGAGGTTACCTTGGCCAAGCCAGTAGACAAAGAGCAGTACACCCGGTACCAGAAAGCATCAAAAGGAGCAGCACCAACactagcaccagcaccagcaccagagACACCGCAGCCAAACTACGTTTACCAGTGTGACCCCTACACATTGGCGTATTATGGGTATCCCTATAATGCACTGATTGGTCCCAACAGAGAATACTTTATTAAAG TGGCAATCCCTGGGTTGAGCGGCCAGTATTCAGTGTTTTCAGCTGGTCCAGCAACTAAGCTAATGGAAGACTGCAAGATGCACACAATGGAGCACCTAATCAATCCTCTTGCAGTCCAGCATGATCCCTCATGTGCTGCTACAGCAACAGCGATCCTCCCTGCTGTGTCCACACCCCCTCCATTCCAG ggTCGGCCCATTACTCCAGTGTACACGATGGCACACAATCTTCAAAGAATTCCTGCTGCCAGTCTCTACGGTACAAGCTACCTGCCCATAGCAAACCCAGGAGCGTCAGCCACCCTCGCAGCGCTACAGAAAAACGCAGCTGCAGCTGCAGCGGCTGCTGCCTACGGAGGCTATGGCAGCTACGCCAGCTACGTACCACAGGCGTACCCTACAGCCACCTTTCAGGTCCCTATACACGATGTCTACCAGACATACTAA
- the LOC117408351 gene encoding RNA-binding protein 47-like isoform X4: protein MTAEDSTVTKSNSSSNMSASNVPEGVAGAPNETALLALMEHSGYGMVQENGQRKYGPPPGWEGPSPPRGCEVFVGKIPRDVYEDELVPAFETVGRIYEMRLMMDFDGKNRGYAFVMYTKKHEAKRAVRELNNYEIRPGRLLGVCCSVDNCRLFIGGIPKMRKREEILEEISKVTEGVLDVIVYASAADKMKNRGFAFVEYESHRAAAMARRKLMPGRIQLWGHQIAVDWAEPEIDVDEDVMETVKILYVRNLMIETAEETIRSIFSQFNPGCVERVKKIRDYAFVHFTSRDDAVNAMNNLNGADLEGSCIEVTLAKPVDKEQYTRYQKASKGAAPTLAPAPAPETPQPNYVYQCDPYTLAYYGYPYNALIGPNREYFIKAGTVRGRGRGAAGNRSLGPRGSYLGGYSAGRGIYSRYHEGKGKQQDKAYELIPNLELTAVNPVGMKPGTMAIPGLSGQYSVFSAGPATKLMEDCKMHTMEHLINPLAVQHDPSCAATATAILPAVSTPPPFQGRPITPVYTMAHNLQRIPAASLYGTSYLPIANPGASATLAALQKNAAAAAAAAAYGGYGSYASYVPQAYPTATFQVPIHDVYQTY, encoded by the exons ATGACAGCTGAAGATTCCACTGTCACCAAGAGCAACAGTTCCTCCAACATGTCAGCATCCAACGTCCCAGAAGGAGTAGCCGGAGCCCCCAACGAGACCGCACTGCTAGCCCTGATGGAGCATTCGGGATACGGGATGGTCCAAGAAAACGGACAGCGAAAGTACGGCCCGCCGCCTGGCTGGGAAGGCCCCTCACCTCCCCGTGGCTGCGAGGTCTTTGTGGGAAAGATCCCTCGAGATGTATATGAGGATGAGCTGGTCCCTGCGTTTGAGACTGTGGGGCGCATCTACGAAATGCGATTGATGATGGACTTTGACGGGAAGAACCGGGGATATGCTTTTGTCATGTACACGAAGAAGCATGAGGCCAAGCGAGCTGTCAGAGAGCTCAACAACTACGAGATCCGTCCAGGCCGGCTGCTCGGGGTCTGCTGCAGTGTGGACAACTGCAGACTCTTTATCGGGGGCATTCCCAAGATGAGAAAGCGGGAGGAGATCCTGGAAGAGATCTCCAAAGTGACAGAAGGCGTGTTGGACGTGATTGTTTACGCCAGTGCTGCTGACAAAATGAAGAACCGGGGCTTTGCTTTCGTGGAGTATGAGAGCCATCGGGCCGCTGCCATGGCCAGGAGGAAGCTGATGCCTGGTAGGATCCAGCTGTGGGGGCACCAGATCGCAGTGGACTGGGCCGAACCTGAGATTGATGTGGATGAAGACGTCATGGAAACAGTCAAGATCCTCTACGTCCGCAACCTGATGATAGAAACAGCAGAAGAGACCATCAGGAGCATCTTTAGCCAGTTCAACCCAGGCTGTGTGGAGCGGGTTAAAAAGATCCGAGACTATGCCTTTGTGCATTTCACCAGCAGGGATGATGCTGTGAACGCTATGAACAACCTGAATGGAGCTGATCTTGAAGGGTCCTGTATAGAGGTTACCTTGGCCAAGCCAGTAGACAAAGAGCAGTACACCCGGTACCAGAAAGCATCAAAAGGAGCAGCACCAACactagcaccagcaccagcaccagagACACCGCAGCCAAACTACGTTTACCAGTGTGACCCCTACACATTGGCGTATTATGGGTATCCCTATAATGCACTGATTGGTCCCAACAGAGAATACTTTATTAAAG CAGGTACTGTAAGGGGCCGTGGGCGAGGGGCGGCTGGGAATAGATCCTTGGGTCCCAGAGGCTCCTACCTGGGGGGATACTCTGCAGGCCGTGGCATCTACAGCAGATACCATGAAGGGAAGGGCAAGCAGCAGGACAAAGCCTATGAACTGATACCCAACTTGGAGCTGACTGCTGTCAACCCAGTGGGCATGAAACCCGGCACAA TGGCAATCCCTGGGTTGAGCGGCCAGTATTCAGTGTTTTCAGCTGGTCCAGCAACTAAGCTAATGGAAGACTGCAAGATGCACACAATGGAGCACCTAATCAATCCTCTTGCAGTCCAGCATGATCCCTCATGTGCTGCTACAGCAACAGCGATCCTCCCTGCTGTGTCCACACCCCCTCCATTCCAG ggTCGGCCCATTACTCCAGTGTACACGATGGCACACAATCTTCAAAGAATTCCTGCTGCCAGTCTCTACGGTACAAGCTACCTGCCCATAGCAAACCCAGGAGCGTCAGCCACCCTCGCAGCGCTACAGAAAAACGCAGCTGCAGCTGCAGCGGCTGCTGCCTACGGAGGCTATGGCAGCTACGCCAGCTACGTACCACAGGCGTACCCTACAGCCACCTTTCAGGTCCCTATACACGATGTCTACCAGACATACTAA